A segment of the Ipomoea triloba cultivar NCNSP0323 chromosome 1, ASM357664v1 genome:
tgttttgttCAGTATGaacaaaactaaaaattttaataaagttgttcATATATTCTTTTAGGTGGTAACCCAAATTACAGAGTGTTTTCCTAATTAACCCCATTTTTAGGAAGAAATAAAACAGCATGTTGTACAAAATTAATGCCAACATTAGTTAGGTTATTCATTAAAAACGTTTAGAATTCCAAGATAAACAGGATAAATTCATAAAAACACTCAATCTAATATGAGAAATAATTCTTTTCAACCAGTTTTCCACAATACTCACATGACAACATGAAGAAATTAACGACATTCattgttataacttataagagCGAAAAGGAAGCATGGTGAACATAACAAAGGTAAGTCCTAACCtatcttttatattattttctctatAATAAGGTTAAATTACTATTAGCAATCTATTTTACAATGTTCTTATGATTGCAATATATACTGTAATTGAAAACATATATCATATTTGGGAAGGTAGCTAAAAACAAGCTAACATATATTTAGGCAAATTCCTAACTAAAGGAAATTGTAGTCGGATACTGGAGCTTATATCGAACTAAAATATCATATTCACGAATCAATTTTAGAATAGGttgaacatataattaataaaaccagtactacatatatttaatttgaaaatcgTAATGGGTTGGTTGGTTGGCATGAATTGGAACTCAATTCCAATGTAATTCAATGAACACTCAAGATAATTTATCACGACAACCGATAACAAAGATAAGAAAACACAAAATTTGGAAGGATAGCATAAGTTTTAGACGGAGACCGGACTTATAGctgcaaaatataattttatagttGTGTTAAACAGTCGGATCAACCACTTTATTTATAGAAGAAGTTGTCAAATTAGCATTTAGGTggcaattaatataatttataatgatatTGTAACATCTCCgcaacaaacaattaaatatgcaaataaaagttaatgttacaacggttaaaaaattaaagtattacgAGAAATTAATTACTCTATAGTAGACTAAAGGCAATTTTAACGAATTGCTTAACAGACTACGCAAAGCGCGGTTATACACTGATAAAAGATCATAAGACATGTCCCAATCGATAGACGAAAGACAATCTTAGTGAGCCCAACATGGTATAGGGTCATGTCGTTATGCCCCAACATTGTGAAGTATGTAAAAAAGTGATGCGATAATGTaatattctatttttaaatCTACATCATAATGTTCATCTCTTTATGTAGCAATATCTaattggttcattttttgtctttaattattaagttgATTCATTTGTTAACTCGTAGTAAAATCCATTAAttcatgaataaataaatatcaaagaTTTTATCACAACATAACAAATATGAATATTAGTTAAATTTAGACGGAAAAAAACGcatatatgcataaatataaaaaataatattacacatACTTTCACTTTATGCATTATTTTTAACATGATACATTTGATTCATTAAAAAAGAAAGTCACAATATTTAttcatataatttttctttctctaataaaattgagatataatgatttttttttactctaAATAGTTCCGATATTATTTTTCCACATATCAACAAGACAAGGGTGCATTGTGCAGAACATGTGAAAGCACTTAAAGACATTCAAAtctatgtcttttttttttttttttcgtttgtttgtttttgttttgttttgttttgttgaaaACAATCTACGCCCTTTCTAAGCAAAACATGGTGCTGCCTCATAGAATCTTCCATCATAGATGCTAGCTTACTTTGACTGTTAAATTGTTGCACCACCTTGGAGTTGTGGGCAAGATAATTATGGGGTCCATTGACTCTTGATTTCACCCCCACATGCCACATCACCCACTGAAGTATTTAAATTTCTGCATTTTTCCTTGGAAAGTTTTCATAGAAAGGTCAGTCGTCTCTTTCGCTGAAATGGCTCTGTTACCCATTTGCTGGATTTATGTTACTTTTCGTGCTTGATTTGCTAGTCTGGAATGCATTCTACTTGTTCTTCAATTCCTCAGTGTGGGTAGAAGAATTAAACTTTAGATTTTCAGCTACTTTAAACACTCAATGATGGTAATAGGAATCGTGATTATTTGGTTTTTGAACTCAGTTGCTGAATTTCAATTGTTGAAAATTAAACTCTCTACACATACTTTATTGTTGGGAGGTTTGTTCTGATGATGATATTTCCTTCATTTGGTTGTGTGGAAGTGGTTGGCTATGGAATCCTAATTTGGCTATTGATTGATATTCACAGTTATAGCGTTAATAGTATTAGGCTGACTTTATGCATATTAGGAAATTATCTGAACTGGAGTTTGTTGTTGGATGTTTTCCATCTCATTGGTCCTTGTTGTTCCAATTGATATCAGATCATAGGATGGATGCAATTAGACTTTTCATGGTTTTGCTGCCGATTTTATTGGCTCTGATTTGCCTTCAAGGAGTAACATCTCACGGGGTGCAGCCACTGGCAAGGATTGCAATTCATGATGCAGTGGTTGCTTTGGAAACTCAGGCTTTTATTAAAGTTACCCCTTCTTTGCTCGGGTCGAATGTATGCTTCAACTTCCATGGACCTATTAAGTACAAATTATATTAGTCCTTGATCTAAAAATTTTTCAGGAAATGTTTTGCGGTGTTGAAAAATGATAGTGAAGATATAATTCTTGATTAATCAGTGCTGTTTATTTCCAGGGTGAAAATAAAGAATGGGTTACTGTGGAGTATGGCATGCCAAATCCATCAGGTGATGACTGGATTGGAGTATTTTCTCCTGGAAATTTCAGGTAATAGGAACATAATGAATTGCTGTACCTTTACAAATTCAAAGCTCTAACTCGGAATTTTGAACagcaatatataatttaattatctcCACTTTTAGTTTCTATAGAGCTTGGTCGCTGTGAGCTAATGTTATGCACTTACTTCTATGAAATATCTTCAGCGAGTCAACCTGCCTCCCTGAAAATCAAATGGCAAGTCCACCTTTGTTATGTACAGCACCTATTAAGGTTTGTGCTTTTCTTTTCCAATAAGATAGTGCTCAACTTCTTTGAAGTTTTTGTCTCTTTAAGTGCTTTGCATCGTGCAAGCCCAACCATCTTGCTTTTATCTAATTACCTCTACTAAAAacactattttaaaattttcgtgCAGTATCAATTTGCAAATTACTCCAACTCCAAGTACAAAGAAACTGGAAAAGGATTATTAAAGCTTGAATTGATCAACCAGAGATCAGACTTCTCTTTTGCACTCTTTTCTGGTGGATTATCGAAAGTATGTGTGGTAACCTAAGTCTTTAGTTATGATTTTTTCCCATGCACTCATTCTTATACTATAACTTTGGTGCTTTTATCAACAGCCAAAGCTCGTGGCAGTGTCAAATGCAGTTTCCTTTGAAAATCCTAATGCACCATTATACCCAAGATTAGCCCAGGGGAAGACATGGGATgaagtatgtatgtatatttacgATGAAACAAAATTTTCTGTACCATTATCTGCTGCCTGTGTCCATATATGTAATAACATAATAAGTTGAAAGATTGAAATCATTACGAATTTGTTACTAGATGACTGTGACTTGGACTAGTGGATATGGGATCAATGAAGCGGAGCCATTTGTGGAGTGGGGTCCACGGGGAGGAAAACAGAGTCGCTCTCCAGCGGGGACCCTGACTTTTGACCGCAGTAGCATGTGTGGTAAGTTGAACTTCCTTTGAATCTTATCATTTGTTTGCAAGGTTGGAGTAGAGCTTCATGAATGCTATATGGTGCAAACAATTTCCAACTGAGTTCTTTCTGAATATAATTGAACACTAAGTGAACTTGTAGGATTACTTGAAGAAACGTGTTAATTCTATTCTTCTGAACAAAGAGAAATTAAATGTGTGTTAGGATACAAGTGTAATTATATAAGATATGCAACAGACAAGAAAAATTTTCCGTAAAAAATTGCTTAAACAAGACCAGAGAGCATTCTACAGATATTTTGACATTTGAATTCACTTATAATTCTTACCCAATTTTTGTGAATTACATTAAGTCACATAACCGGAAACTCTATTCTTTATATAACATATCATCTATATGATGGTCAATGGGTGTTATTATGTGCTAAACAAATGTGTAGGTGCACCTGCAAGAACAGTTGGATGGCGTGATCCTGGATTCATTCACACAGGTTTCCTTAAGGAGTTATGGCCCAACTCATTGTAGGTTTTATTGTTTCTTCTTTATAAAATTGGTGATGATGCTTCAGAAATCTTCCCTTTAATAGTTTAATCTCAAATTAAAACAGCAGTTGTTTTCTGTGTTTTGTTCATTACAggcaaatacggagtaattaataacAGAACAATCCaatattttcactttttccCTATATGAGTCAAATTTAGCATTGTAATATTTTGTGTTCACTTTTTAGTACAGATACTTAGCTCGTGTTCCATGTCATTTTACAGGTATACCTACAAGTTGGGGCATAAGTTGCTTAATGGCACATATATCTGGAGTCAGAGTTACCAATTCAAGTCTTCTCCTTACCCTGGTCAAAACTCTGTACAACGCGTAATCGTTTTTGGCGATATGGGAAAGGTTTGGAATATATGTAACGGAACTAGAAAAAGATGTGTCTCTGTGCGCTTCAAATTTGTGATTCACTTGCAGTTCTGCCCTTATCTACCTTATAGCAATGCTTCATTAAATCTCATCCAAATAACTAAATTAGTATATGCTTTTAACTAAGTATACATTGTTAGTATCTGGTACAGATTTCTTATATGATTATTGGGATTATAGATAGAATATACTTTTTACATGTCTACATAATCGCATAGATGATACAATAATGTGCTTCCACTTGTCAATCCACAGGATGAAGCTGATGGCTCCAGTGAGTATAACAACTTTCAACCCGGTTCCCTTAATACCACGAAGCAGCTGATAGATGATCTAAAAAACATAGATATAGTCTTTCACATTGGAGATATCTGTTATGCCAATGGATACATCTCGCAGTGGGATCAATTTACATCACAGATAGAGCCAATTGCTTCACGTGTACCTTACATGATTGCGAGGTAAATGCAAATCCATTGCAGAACTACCTTTCTGCCTTtagttataagttataactagtCATTTGTGTTTTGCAGTGGCAATCATGAGCGTGATTGGCCTGGGTCAGGTTCGTTCTATGGCAACATGGATTCAGGGGGTGAATGTGGTGTTTTGGCTCAAAATATGTTTTACGTTCCTGCACAAAACAGGGAGAAGTTCTGGTACGACTGCCAAATGCTATTTATATTTAACTGTAATGTATAAGGTTGAGACTAAAGCTTATGAAAAGGTTTCTTTTTCCCACTTTACAGTCTTCATACGTCTCAAGTTACTTGTATGTGTAAACGCAGGTACTCTACCGACTATGGCATGTTCCGATTTTGCATTGCTGATACTGAACATGATTGGAGAGAGGGCACGGAGCAATACGAGTTCATAGAGCACTGTCTTGCATCTGTGGACCGACAGAAACAACCGTGGCTCATTTTCCTTGCCCACCGTGTCCTTGGTTACTCTTCTGGTGCTATCTATGCCATTGAAGGATCATTTGGTGAGCCTATGGGAAGGGAAAGCCTGCAAAAGCTTTGGCAGAAGTATAAAGTTGATATTGCCATGTATGGCCACGTTCATAACTATGAAAGAACATGTCCCATTTACCAGGTAACCTGAGAAGATTTCTACATACCAAACATCATCAACTTTAATTTCCAATTATATATGCTCCTTTGACTTGGTGGCAGAACACTTGTACGAATAATGAGCAACGCTTCTACAAAGGCGCCCTGAATGGGACTATACATGTTGTGGCAGGGGGAGGAGGCGCAGGCCTAACATATTTTGCCAACATATCTACTTTGTGGAGTGTCTTCAAAGACTTTGATTATGGGTTCGTGAAATTAACAGCGTTTGATCATTCAAACTTGTTGTTCCAGTACAAGAAGAGCAGTGACGGTAAAGTCTACGACTCCTTCAGGATATCCAGGGATTATAGAGACATTATGGCTTGCGCCCCGGATAGCTGCCCGACCACCACGCTAGCATCTTGATCAATCATCAACGTAATACTACTCTCAGAGTCTCAGGTAGTAGTAATTCTGGGATTTCCTAATTCACATCCTCAGGTTGCCAGTTTCCttgttactcaaaaaaaaataaaatgtaaatacTAGTCTCTAGTCTGTAGCACCACATCGAACTCTTTTGTACTGTCTTTTAAGATAACGTTGTAAatacaaaatgtaaaaattatgtaattagtatatcaactttcaaaaaaaaaaaaaatagagattaCCTTTCTTCTATTAACATGATTTTGATGACAGTTTCCATGTAATTATGTAATTAGTATATCACTTTCCATGTTCTAAAGGATTTTGATGATATGGCGTCTGGTTAAGCTGATGTGGttgacaaattttttattttttatttgccaTGACGtcccaaaaaataatattttgctTCAATCCATCAAAAAATATGAAATCGATCGGTGATGTGGCATCACTCCAATTATATCCGAGGTGACTAAAACAAAAACTTCCATTACAAAAATTAACAACTTCCATTCCAAATGCATCATTATCATTTTGTTCTCTAGTAGATGAAATTGGTctttccaaacaaaaaaaaaaaatcacaatcatACCCACTCATGAAAAGATTTCAAGCATGCATATTTACTAAATGGGTCATTCCAAAAAATTACACcaatgtaaaaataatatacatattcgCACCTTTCATCTTTGACAACCAAAAAACTTCTTCCCAGAATCGCGAGTTGTGCAAATTGAGGATTTCAATCCACAATGACAGTACATTGCGGTCTCATACTCCAAGTTGTTTCACGCACCTGATGAAGCCAAAGATGAAGACatttcaaaccaagaagatgAGCGAAGTTGAAGAAAGAAGTCGAAGATGGGTTTGAGAAGATGAAGCTaatagtgactctcccatatgagagatcatgagatcgagcctcaatggaggcaaattgactctttgttcttcatcaggttgagaaagtatagatgaacagatactacaatgtaatgaGGTAAGttgtattcaaataaaattccaTGTCAACaacctttttttaattaaatttccatGTCAGCTTAATAGTTAATATAGACTGGCAATATGATGGAACCCGGCCGGACAAAAGTAAAATGCAAGAATTTTAGGaagtttatgtatcaaattagTTTTGATTTCAGACCAATAGGTTAATTGAGTACTTATGAGTAGTAGATggacctatttgaccattttaccttttatattttgatgtaaaagtattatatttttcattaaaagtatcACATTATTCGTCATAAGCATTACACATTCTATCACAAGTATTGCTAATATAATTCGCTAGTCAAAACTACTTATACAACTGTTAATTGCTAAATTTTGGGTTCAAAGCAAGAAACACCTAGTTGTTATTCAGTGGACCACGATTCACAGAGCACTAGCTTAGCctatatggaccatggtccaataCGATtctcaaatgaaattgtagtaaagttaaaataatactttagtattgttaaaatgaaacaaaaaacagAGCTCATGCAATAacgtataatgtcaaatgaaactgtagtagaattagaatgatattttagtgttggtataatgaaattagtgtgtgtacgaatgaaactaaaaaacagatCGAACTCATGCAATAATAAcgtatattgttaaataaaacTGTACTATAATTAAAATGACAGTTTAGTGattttataatgaaactagtgtgcgtgaaaaataaaactaaaaaatagaacaatataatattgtcaaataaaattgatatgtaattaaaatgatacaaaGTCATTTTACTTTATGATCGATGTTGCTACGTGAATATTCATGATGCACAGGAACACCATTATATTCTGGGTTTGCAGTTTGCACAGATCCAAAAGCTAAAACAAATAATAGATCAATATATTACTACATAAATAAACACACGATCGGCGCATGCATTGTGTAATAATACACCATTATATTCTGGGTTTACACAGATCCGATCCAAAAGctaaaaacaaataatagatcaatatattacggagtattattacaCACATGATCGGCGCATTAGCGGTGGTCATTTATTTTGCGATGAATATATTAATACGCATAGAGCGCGCATAGGAACGGCAATGCAATTTTACGTATAAATAAGTTGCAGATCGAATGAAGAGtttcatacatatatactcaataGCTATATACATACCTTCTTCAATTCTCTCCATCTCAATTCAAATCTAATTTTGAAttctctcatctcatctcatctccaATGGAAGATGCTAATATTGAACTGGTTTTCGTTCCAGCCCCTTCAATAGGTCACTTTGTTTCTGCAGTGGGAACCGCGAAGCTCCTCCTGCAAAGACGACCTCAGCTCTGCATCACTGTATTGATCATGAAAATGCCTCTCTCTCCCGATGCCAAGATTAATTCTTACATCGATTCTTTGATTGCCGATGAGAAGGATATGAACCCTAGATTGAAGCTCATACTACTGCCTGAGGACTTGGATGCTTTGAAGGGCCACACCGACCGGATTTCATTCTTCCATGCCTTCCTCGATTCTCAGAAGACTAGAGTCAGAGACTACTGCGTTAATGAATTCCACAAGTCTTCTTCGGCTAGGCGGCTAGCGGGATTTGTTGTGGACGTTTTCTGTACCGATTTGATAATGGATGTGGGTGAGGAGTTTGGGGTTCCCACTTACGTGTTCTACGCTCTGGGTGCTGCTATGCTCGGCCTTCACCTCCATTTCCGCAGCCTCACAGATGACCATGGTATAGATGCCTCCGGCTTTAAGGATTCCGACCCTGATCTCAATATCCCTACATATTTCAAACCTTTTCCGGTCAAATTACTCCCCAACCTTCCCTTCTTTGACTTGAGCACACGAATCCGAGAGGTCAAAGGCATCATCGTCAACACTTTCTTTGACCTAGAGCCGCATGCCATTGAATCTCTCTCCAACCACAACAGCTTCCCACCTGTCTACTCTGTGGGACCCATATTAAACTTAAACCCCCCtcataagaagaagaagaataatcaAGAATCGGAGGAGAAGCAAATCTTCAAATGGTTGGATGACCAACCAGCTTCATCAGTTGTATTCCTTTGCTTTGGAAGCGGAGGTACTTTTCCTGAGCCTCAAGTGAAAGAGATAGCATATGCACTTGAACGTAGCGGCCAGCGGTTCTTATGGGCCTTGAGGAAGCCACCCTATCCAGGTTCAGTACTCCCCACCGAGTATAGCAATCCGGAGGAAGTCCTGCCAAAAGGATTCTTGGAAAGAACTAAAAGCATCGGAAAAATTATAGGGTGGGCACCACAAAGTGCAGTTCTAGCTCACCCTGCTGTTGGGGGTTTCGTATCTCATTGTGGATGGAATTCAACTTTGGAGAGTGTTTGGTTTGGAGTTCCGATTGCAACTTGGCCAATGTCGGTAGATCAACAAGCAAATGCGTTTCAATTGGTGAGAGAGATAGGAACCGCTGTGGACATTAAGATGGATTATAGAGTAGATTCAAGAAATCCGAAGATTAATAGTCCAATAGTTCCTGAAATTGTGAGTGCAAAAGAGATAGAAATTGGAATCACAAGTCTTATGAATCAGTACTCTACTCCCACTTCTGTAAGGACAAAGGCTAAAGAAGTTCAAGAAAAAAGTAGGAAGGCACTAGAGGAGGGTGGCTCatcctttaattttattgaaagtttttttgaaaatgtcatGAACAATCTCAAATAAGTGAAGAATGAGACGAAATAATGGTACTCTCTAATAATTTAGTATTAGAGTGGTAACACGTAATAAATGAATCCATGCAAGTTTCATAATTTAATTACTATATCATTAGCCTTTTATAAAATTACAGTTTCAATCTTACTAGCATGCATGCTTCTAATAACGTGAGTTTAGTAACGGTTTGGATCATGTCTTGCTTCtaactactaagtactaactaGGAGTTATTTGTGTACCGTGAGTggtattataatataattatcatgtGTTTCTTGATTTTGCAAAAGATTCAATTCTATGTTTATGTGTCAACCATTGTAATTTGCACCCtagaaaatttaaataaaggGAATGGTTTTGGGATTGCACATCTAAATCCATTAGAACAATACAACAACTAACCCAAGTACGAAGTATCCAAGTCTATTCAAATTACCAAATATattgaatgttaatttttaatgcGTTTGGTTGTCTAACACATATTTATATGTTTGATGGCTTAACCATGCCTGTTCATAGGCTGCTTAATCTAAGATAAAGAATTATGATCTATAAGTATCAGTTTTACGTTGAAGCTTGAAATCAAGAATTTGGGCCGAAGTTAGAGAGAAACTTCATTTGGAGAAAAATACAAATCTGAATTCGAAAGGTACGTAGGTTCGATGATGTCCAGGAATGGTGCAAATTAAAACAACTGAAATAGTTAGAGGCGAAAATGTTTTTTACAATCAGCAATTGGCTTTTAATTGCTTTCCAATTTCTTCGAATTTCGTAAGATTTGCTCAACTTCAATAATGATTGGAGGGTTGGTACATAATTTCATCGTTACGTTGagattgtatttattttttttatttataaatttatctcATAATATTCATATCTTAATATGACATTACGTACTTAGAGCATAAGTCAAGGTTACTCCTTATAATTCAAAACTCATCCCTACCACCACGTTTGAAATGAGTGAGCATTTAAAGTCACATCTGCACCACCATGGGTAAATACCTACcaatttttattctaataaataaatttaaatgtacaTTAATAAGATGAAAactaaataaacaataaattaaaactcaaaTTGCATAAGATTGTGTAAAGTAAATCTATGAGTGAAATTTGTGTTCACATGAtaattcattttaataatttgatacataaacttCCTAAAATTCTtgaacttataatttttttttaggttccATCCGGCAATCCAGTTTTGATGACCTGACGTCCGGTTAAGCTAACGTGGTTggcaaaataatttttttgacatGACatccaacaaaataatattttacttcaATCCATCGAAAAATCTTGAAAAGCGAATTTTTTCACTTTTCGGTGATGTGGCATCACTCCAATTATACTTTAGGTGACTAAAACAAAACCTTCCATTACAAAAACAACTTCCATTCCAAATGcatcattattattttgttctCTAGTAGATGAAATTGGTCTTTCCAAACAAAAAGGAACCACACTCGTACTCCTCATGAAAAGATTTCAAACACATTTACTAAATGGGTCATTCCAAAAATTACActaatgtaaaaataatatacatattcaTCACACCTTCCATCTTTGACATACAACCAAAAAATTTCTTCCCAGAATTGCGAGTTGTGCATATTGAGGCTTTCAATCCACAATGACAGTACATCTCAGTCTCATACTCCAAGTTGTTTCgcgcgcttgatgaagccaaaGATGAAGACATTTCAAATTAAACCAAGAAGCTGAGTGAAACTGATATATACGATTTTGAGAAGACGAAGCGGCTGAAGAAAGAAGTCGAAGATGAATAACATACTAATAGGGTTATGCATTTGCTTGGTTTTAATTCATAGCCTTAATAGATTCCATTCCAACAATaaccttttttaattaaattttcatgtcAGCTTAATATGGATTGACAACATGATGGAACCTGGAAAAATGGTAATTATGAGAAATTTAGGaagtttatgtatcaaattagCTCTTATTTTAAACCAATGCATGGTTAATTGAGCACTTATGAGTAGTAAATGgatctatttgatcattttgatttttatattttgatttaaaagtatttcatttttcattaaaagtattacattatttGTCATAAGTATTACGCATGCATTTTGTCATAAGTATCACTAATATAATGAGTTCGTCAAAATTACTTATACAATCGTTAACTACTGCTAATTCATCCACTAACTACTAAATTTTGGCTTGAAAGCAAGAAACACCTAGTTGTTATTCACTGGGCTATGGTTCACACAtcgctatgtggaccatggtataATGcgattgtcaaatgaaattgtaataagagttaatttcagcaaTGACCCTCcgactatattgatttttcaaaattagtccccgactattaatttggacaatttaggtccattgact
Coding sequences within it:
- the LOC116026835 gene encoding probable inactive purple acid phosphatase 1 — protein: MDAIRLFMVLLPILLALICLQGVTSHGVQPLARIAIHDAVVALETQAFIKVTPSLLGSNGENKEWVTVEYGMPNPSGDDWIGVFSPGNFSESTCLPENQMASPPLLCTAPIKYQFANYSNSKYKETGKGLLKLELINQRSDFSFALFSGGLSKPKLVAVSNAVSFENPNAPLYPRLAQGKTWDEMTVTWTSGYGINEAEPFVEWGPRGGKQSRSPAGTLTFDRSSMCGAPARTVGWRDPGFIHTGFLKELWPNSLYTYKLGHKLLNGTYIWSQSYQFKSSPYPGQNSVQRVIVFGDMGKDEADGSSEYNNFQPGSLNTTKQLIDDLKNIDIVFHIGDICYANGYISQWDQFTSQIEPIASRVPYMIASGNHERDWPGSGSFYGNMDSGGECGVLAQNMFYVPAQNREKFWYSTDYGMFRFCIADTEHDWREGTEQYEFIEHCLASVDRQKQPWLIFLAHRVLGYSSGAIYAIEGSFGEPMGRESLQKLWQKYKVDIAMYGHVHNYERTCPIYQNTCTNNEQRFYKGALNGTIHVVAGGGGAGLTYFANISTLWSVFKDFDYGFVKLTAFDHSNLLFQYKKSSDGKVYDSFRISRDYRDIMACAPDSCPTTTLAS
- the LOC116011788 gene encoding anthocyanidin 3-O-glucosyltransferase 2-like yields the protein MEDANIELVFVPAPSIGHFVSAVGTAKLLLQRRPQLCITVLIMKMPLSPDAKINSYIDSLIADEKDMNPRLKLILLPEDLDALKGHTDRISFFHAFLDSQKTRVRDYCVNEFHKSSSARRLAGFVVDVFCTDLIMDVGEEFGVPTYVFYALGAAMLGLHLHFRSLTDDHGIDASGFKDSDPDLNIPTYFKPFPVKLLPNLPFFDLSTRIREVKGIIVNTFFDLEPHAIESLSNHNSFPPVYSVGPILNLNPPHKKKKNNQESEEKQIFKWLDDQPASSVVFLCFGSGGTFPEPQVKEIAYALERSGQRFLWALRKPPYPGSVLPTEYSNPEEVLPKGFLERTKSIGKIIGWAPQSAVLAHPAVGGFVSHCGWNSTLESVWFGVPIATWPMSVDQQANAFQLVREIGTAVDIKMDYRVDSRNPKINSPIVPEIVSAKEIEIGITSLMNQYSTPTSVRTKAKEVQEKSRKALEEGGSSFNFIESFFENVMNNLK